The DNA region CCCCCACGGGTCGAGATCGAATGAGCGCTGCGAGAGCGAGGCCGGCGCCGCCCATGCCCCTCCCCGGGCGTCGGCGCGGCACGACCGGCGCAATGTACGCGTCAACCGCAGAGGTGTCCACCCGTGGACCATTCAGGACACCGTGGATCATTCAGGACCGAAGGAGCACCGGCGGGGCCGAAGGAGCACCGGGAACCTCAGCGCGCGGGCCGTTCCACCTCTCCCGCGAGCCGCACGAACGCCGGCCACGGCCGCGTCGGCCCCCGCTCGTCCCACAGCTTCTGGGCCGTCGCCCGCAGCGGCATCCGGATCCCGCGCGCCACCTGCTCCTGCGTCTGCGCCCCGGCGAGGTCGCACCACACGGCGAAGGTGCCGCCGAGGATCCGGCGGTCGTAGGAGGCGGGGACGGGGCGGGTGCCGCGCAGGACCAGCGGGGTCCACTGTTCGTAGATGCGCTGACCCGTGGGGTAGCGGAAGTCGTTGGGCTGGCCGAGGACGTAGTAGAGGTACTCGTCGTTGTAGTTGAGGACGTCGCGCCCTTCGCGCAGGTACTCGACGGGCTCGCGGGCGCCGATCTCCTTGCCGGTCCAGTACGCGACCTCGATCCGGTCGTCGACCCGGGTGACGCCGCCGCGGAAGAACCCGTCGTTCCAGGCCCGCACGTCCCGCCCCGGGCCCACCGCCTTCGCGCGGTCGTTCAACCACGCCGTCGCCAGGTCCTGGACGCGGGCGTCCGGGCCGATGCGGTCGCGCGCGGCGGCGGCGAGCTGCGGGTAGGAGGCCTCGGGGTCGCTCCGCGTCAGGGCCTGGTACTCGTCGGCGCCCAGGTGCCAGCGGGCGCCGGGGAACAGCTCGTCGTACTCGCGCAGCAGGTCGTCGACGATCTCGGCGGCCTTCGGCTTCGCTATGTCGATCGCGCCGCGCGTGGCCACGCCGCGGCTGTCGCGCAGTTGCAGGTCGGGGTGGGCGGCGATGACCGCGCCGAGGTGTCCGGGCGAGTCGATCTCCGGTACGACCGTGATGTGCCGCTCGGCCGCGAGGTCGACGATGCGGCGGACCTGCGCCTTGGTGAGGTGGTCGGCGGAGACGACCTCGGGGTGCGAGTCGGAGGCGATGCGGAAGGCCTGGTCGTCGGAGAAGTGCAGGCCGAGCTCGTTGTACTTGAGGTCGCCGAGCTCGCGGATCCGGTCCTCGATCCACCCGGCGGAGAAGTGCTTGCGGGCGATGTCGACCATGAAGCCGCGGCGCGGCTTGGCGGGCCGGTCCCGTACGACACCCTCCGGGGCGCTCCGGCCGCCCGCGACCTCCTGCTTGAGGGTGCGGGTGCCGTGGAAGACCCCGGCCTCGGCGGGCGCGGCTATCCGCACGGTGCGGTCCTTGACGGTCAGGGTGTACGACTCCGGGCCACCGCCGCCCCGCCCCCGGTCCCCGGACAGTTCGAGGCGCACGTCGCCCGCGCGCGGCTCCGCCTCGCCCGCGTACCGCAGCCGCAGCTCCCCGGCGAGCAGCCGGGCCTCGTCGGCGAGCACCCGGTCCCCGACGACGACCCGGCCGCCGTCGCCCGGCCGCCAGCCGGGGCCCCGGGCGGGGGTGTGCTCGCGGACGGCCGGGACGGTGGCGGGCGCCTCGGAGAGCGGGTACGACTTCGTGGGCGCGGGCGAGCGTGGAGCGGGCTCGGACGCCGTCCCCGCCGTGCGGCCCCCGTCACCGGAGCCGCCGCCTCCGCCCCCGGACCCGTCCGGCCAGAACCCGACCGCGAGCGCCACCGCCCCCGCCGCGACGATCCCCGTACCCACGGCGAGCCGCCCCCGGATCACGACCCGTCACCCGCCGACACGCCCGCGGCCCGGGAGCCCGCGGGCCCCGTCGCCACGGCGGCCACGGAACTCGCCGCACGAGAGGCGGCCACGGAACTCGCCGCACGGGAGGCCGCCCGGCCCACGGCCCCGGAGATCACCCCCGAGCCCGCCACGGCCGACGCGCCCGCCGCCCCGGAGATCACCCCCGGGCCCGCCACGGCCGACCCGCCCGCCGCCCCCGGAGTCACCGTCGGGCGAGCCGCGCCGACAGCCGCCGCCGGACCGGCAGCCGAGCCCTCCGCACCAGAAGTCAGAGCCTCCATGCCCCCCACGCTAAGCCCGCCCCGGCGCCGCCCGCTCGTCCACCCCGGAAGGGCCCTCGCGTCCACCGAAGAACCCCAAACTCTCCCATTCGGATGAAATCCGGGTGCCTCACGGACACCTCTCTCCCCACCCCGCTAGCGTTGCCACAGACCCCGCGCCGGGATCCCACCCCGCGCCGGGACCACCCGTCGCCCGCCGCTCTGCGCCGAGGAGCTCCCCTGCCGCCGCACCGCGCCATACCGGACGCCCTGAACGCCGCACAGCCGAAGGACGCCGAGCGCACCCTGCTGACCTGCTGCGGAAGCCGTCACTGGGCCCACCGCGTCGCCGCCCACCGGCCCTACCCCGACCTGGACGCGCTGCTCGCCGCCGCCGACGAGGCGGCCTACGACCTGGCGCCCGACGACCTCGCCGAGGCCCTGGCCGCCGAGCCCCTGGAGCCCTCCCTCCCGCCGGGCCCCGGCTACGAGGCCGCGGCCACCGCCCTGCGCGCCGCCACCGCCGCGTACGAGAGCCGCTTCGGCCACACCTTCGTCGTCTGCCTCGACGCCGTCGCCCCCGGCGAGGCCCTCGACCACCTGCTCGCCTCCATCCGCGCCCGCCTCGGCAACGACCCGGAGGAGGAGCGCGCCGTGGCCGCCGAGGAGCTGCGCCGCCTGGCCCGCGGCCGCCTCACCCGGCTGGTCCACACGCAGGCCGCGCTGACCGCCGGGAACCACTCCGTCGCGCCCCCGGCGCGCCGCGGCGAACCCCACCGCGATAGCCCGTACGTACCAGTTTGATTGCCTGTTTGATCACACCCGAGGACCCGGGGCGGGGGAGCCGACAACTCGTCGATACGATGACGAGCGGCCGGTGGACCGTACCCGGCCGGGCTCGTCCGACACCGAAGCCGGCCGGCCCCAATCCCCGCTCCCGGAGGGTTCTTCCGTGCCGGCTGGAACGCTGTACCGCGGCCGGGAAGGCATGTGGTCATGGGTGGCTCATCGAGTCACCGGTGTCCTCATCTTCTTCTTCCTGTTCGTGCATGTCCTCGACACCGCTCTCGTCCGCGTCTCCCCGGAGGCGTACGACGAAGTCGTGGCTACCTACAAGACACCCCTCGTCGCGCTCCTGGAGTACGGCCTCGTCGCCGCGATCCTCTTCCACGCGCTCAACGGTCTGCGTGTCATCGCCGTCGACTTCTGGTCGAAGGGCCCCCGCTACCAGAAGCA from Streptomyces flavofungini includes:
- a CDS encoding 2-oxo-4-hydroxy-4-carboxy-5-ureidoimidazoline decarboxylase, giving the protein MRRGAPLPPHRAIPDALNAAQPKDAERTLLTCCGSRHWAHRVAAHRPYPDLDALLAAADEAAYDLAPDDLAEALAAEPLEPSLPPGPGYEAAATALRAATAAYESRFGHTFVVCLDAVAPGEALDHLLASIRARLGNDPEEERAVAAEELRRLARGRLTRLVHTQAALTAGNHSVAPPARRGEPHRDSPYVPV
- the sdhC gene encoding succinate dehydrogenase, cytochrome b556 subunit; amino-acid sequence: MPAGTLYRGREGMWSWVAHRVTGVLIFFFLFVHVLDTALVRVSPEAYDEVVATYKTPLVALLEYGLVAAILFHALNGLRVIAVDFWSKGPRYQKQMLWTVVGIWVVLMVGALYPVLGHAVREVFGS
- a CDS encoding beta-N-acetylhexosaminidase; translated protein: MIRGRLAVGTGIVAAGAVALAVGFWPDGSGGGGGGSGDGGRTAGTASEPAPRSPAPTKSYPLSEAPATVPAVREHTPARGPGWRPGDGGRVVVGDRVLADEARLLAGELRLRYAGEAEPRAGDVRLELSGDRGRGGGGPESYTLTVKDRTVRIAAPAEAGVFHGTRTLKQEVAGGRSAPEGVVRDRPAKPRRGFMVDIARKHFSAGWIEDRIRELGDLKYNELGLHFSDDQAFRIASDSHPEVVSADHLTKAQVRRIVDLAAERHITVVPEIDSPGHLGAVIAAHPDLQLRDSRGVATRGAIDIAKPKAAEIVDDLLREYDELFPGARWHLGADEYQALTRSDPEASYPQLAAAARDRIGPDARVQDLATAWLNDRAKAVGPGRDVRAWNDGFFRGGVTRVDDRIEVAYWTGKEIGAREPVEYLREGRDVLNYNDEYLYYVLGQPNDFRYPTGQRIYEQWTPLVLRGTRPVPASYDRRILGGTFAVWCDLAGAQTQEQVARGIRMPLRATAQKLWDERGPTRPWPAFVRLAGEVERPAR